Genomic segment of Caproiciproducens sp. NJN-50:
GCCTATGCGATCGGCGTTGCGCGGCCGGTTTCCATTCGGGTGGACACGTTCGGGACCTCAAGATTTACCGGAGAAGAACTTTCCGGCGCGGTCGAGAAGACTTTCGATTTAAGGCCCGGCGCCATCATCCGCGAATTGGACCTCCGCCGCCCGATTTACCGCGCCGTTTCCAACTATGGACATATGGGCCGTGAAGACCTTGGCGTCTCCTGGGAAAAATGCGACCGCGTGGAAGCACTGAAAAAAGCGCTGAAAAAATAGTCAGTCAAAATTCCACTCCTGCACATAGAATGTGTTGGGGTGGTTTTTATGTTTGAAATTCTTTTCAAAACGCTTTTCGTCCTGTTTGCTATCTTGGGAATCGTGGAGGCATTCCGGATGTTTTTGTTTTGGCTGCTGAAAACGGAAAACCCCGGAAAACTTTATCTTGTTATTTCCATAAGCGGACATGACGAGAACGCCGAGCTGGTCCTCAGAAGCGCCTGCGAACGGATTCGGTGGATTCCGGACGGCAATACGGAACTGATTGTGATTGATCGCGGCATGGATGAAGAGACCAGGCAAATCTGTGAAATGGCATGTCTCGACTTTCCCGAAGTTCACATCTGCCGCGCAAATGAAGTGAGTAAAATCATTCAAGTGTAATTTGCAAATACATAGAGGATCGTTTATACTAATACTATATCATCATAGGGGACAAGAGGGAAGCTGCATGGAGGAAGCAAAGCTTCTGGAAATGACCGGCACCGTGGAGCAGGTCATTTTCCGGAATGAAAAAAACGGATATGCCGTGATCGAGGTCAATGATGGCGAGGAGCTGATAACGGCTGTGGGAAATCTGCCGTTTATCGACGCCGGCGAAGAGCTGCATCTCGTAGGAAACTGGGTTACGAACCAAAACTACGGGGAACAGTTCCGCGTCGAAGCCTTTGAACGCTCGAAACCGGCCAGCGAAGCGGCCATGCTGAAGTATCTCTCATCCGGAGCCGTGAAGGGGGTCGGCCCATCGACGGCGGAAAAGATTGTAAAACTCTTTGGAGGCAACGCGCTGAACGTGATGGAAAATGAACCGGAGCGCCTGTGTGCGGTGCGGGGCATCACAAAGCCCAAGGCGGAGAAAATCAGCGAAGAATTGAAGAGGCTCGGCGGGATAAGAGAGATGATGGTACAGCTTGGGGGTTACGGCATTTCCCCGGCGGAGGCCGTGCGCGTCTGGAAATTTTACGGTGCGCAGTCCATCGACTGTGTCAGGGAAAATCCCTACTGCCTCTGCGAGGACGGAGTGAGCATCCCTTTCGACCGGGCCGACCAAATTGCCGCTTCGCTGGAGAGGCCGCAAGACGATCTCTGCCGGGTCCGGGCGGGGATCCTGCACGTCATCCGGCATAATCTGGGAAACGGACATACCTGTCTGCCGGCGGACAAGCTGACTGCCGCCGCCGCACACCTTCTGGGGGTGGACAAAAGCCTGACCGGCGAGGTCCTGGAGGATCTGAAAGCGGATGCGTCCGTGATTTCCTATGTTTTTCGAGAGAGGGAATTTGTTTTTCTGCCGGACCTGTACCGGTCCGAGTTCTATTCGGCGGAACGGATCAAGATGCTGCTCCGGTTTCCTGCTCCGACGATTACGGGAGTCGACGGCAGAATAGAAGAAGTCGAGCGTGAATTTGGAATCCAGTATGCCGAAGGACAAAAACAGGCCGTGCGGGAAGCCCTGTCCAGAGGAATTCTGATCCTTACGGGCGGGCCGGGGACAGGGAAAACGACGACCCTGAACGCGATCATTCGTCTGCTGGAGCTCAGCGGCGAAAAGGTCCTGCTTGCGGCGCCGACCGGAAGGGCGGCGAAACGCATGTCGGAACTGACGGGAAGGGAGGCAAAAACCATTCATCGCCTGCTGCAGGTGGAATGGGATGAAAACGACCAGCCTGTCTTTGCCAGGAACGAAAAAAATCTTCTCGAGTGCGACGCCCTTGTCATCGACGAACTGTCCATGGTGGACACCGCCCTTTTCGAAGCTCTTTTGCGGGCGCTCCCGCTGGGGCGCAGGCTGATCCTGGTCGGCGACAGTGATCAGCTCCCGTCCGTCGGTCCGGGGAATGTGATCGGCGACCTGATTGGCTCCGGCCTTTTGCCGGTCGTCCAGCTTCGCCAGGTCTTTCGCCAGTCCATGCAAAGCCTGATTGTACGCAATGCCCATCGGATCGTGGCGGGCGAGATGCCGGACCTTGAAATAAGGAACGAGGACTTTTTCTTTTTGCGCTGCGGTGATCCGGCCCGGATCAGCGCGACCGTCGTCGATCTCTGCAAGCGGCGCCTGCCGGAAAGCTACGGCTTTTCCGCGCTGACGGATATTCAGGTCCTTACGCCCTCACGGAAAGGGGAACTTGGGACCCAGGAGCTGAACAAAAAGCTTCAGCAGGTCCTCAATCCTCCGGACAGCCGGAAATCGGAACTCCGCGTGAACGGTTCGATTTTCCGCGTGGGGGACAAGGTCATGCAGATCCGGAACGATTACAATCTGCCATGGACCCGCTCTGACGGCTCTGTCGGCGAGGGAGTCTTTAACGGCGACCTTGGCATCGTTCAGGAAATAGACCGCCGCGTGCCCGTTCTCACGGTCCGCATGGATGACCGCATTGTAGCCTATGAGTCGGAAGCGGCGGCGGAATTGGAGCTTGCCTATGCCATGACGGTACACAAAAGCCAGGGAAATGAATTTCCGGCGGTTGTGATTCCAATGTTCCGGGGCGCCCCGCAGCTGGCCTACCGAAACCTGCTTTACACCGCCGTGACCCGGGCGAAATCCCTGCTGATTCTGGTCGGAACGCCCGAAACCGTCCGCAACATGGTGGAAAACAACCGCAAGACCAGGCGATACACAGGTCTGCTTTATCTTTTAACCGGGGGCGGGGAGGATGAGTCTTAAAAGAATTCTTTTTTTCTGTCTGGAGCTGTTTTTCCCACCGCGCTGTGTCTTTTGCGACAAAATTATTTCGCCGGGTACAAAAATCTGCAAAACATGCGCCGCTGCGATCGCACCGGTCAATGCGCTTCGGTGCATGAATCTTCCCGGTTGCGGACAGAATATTCCTTGCATCGTCCTTTATCCCTACGAATCTCAGGTTCGCGATTCGATCATCCGGTTTAAGTTTTACGGAGAGAAAAAGAATGCGGATTTCTATGCGGAACAGCTCTCCGAACTAGTCAGGAAGCGGATGAAGCCGTCCTCGTTCGATCTGGTGACGGCCGTCCCGATTTCACGGGAACGGAAGCAGGGACGGGGGTATAACCAGTC
This window contains:
- a CDS encoding ComF family protein; this encodes MSLKRILFFCLELFFPPRCVFCDKIISPGTKICKTCAAAIAPVNALRCMNLPGCGQNIPCIVLYPYESQVRDSIIRFKFYGEKKNADFYAEQLSELVRKRMKPSSFDLVTAVPISRERKQGRGYNQSELVARKVADQLGLSYEECLEKVRDNPEQHLLPRLERLKNVAGVYRADGNRIAGKRILLIDDIVTTGSTLCECAEVLLKTGARTVSCAAVAQVGRMSG
- the recD2 gene encoding SF1B family DNA helicase RecD2; the encoded protein is MEEAKLLEMTGTVEQVIFRNEKNGYAVIEVNDGEELITAVGNLPFIDAGEELHLVGNWVTNQNYGEQFRVEAFERSKPASEAAMLKYLSSGAVKGVGPSTAEKIVKLFGGNALNVMENEPERLCAVRGITKPKAEKISEELKRLGGIREMMVQLGGYGISPAEAVRVWKFYGAQSIDCVRENPYCLCEDGVSIPFDRADQIAASLERPQDDLCRVRAGILHVIRHNLGNGHTCLPADKLTAAAAHLLGVDKSLTGEVLEDLKADASVISYVFREREFVFLPDLYRSEFYSAERIKMLLRFPAPTITGVDGRIEEVEREFGIQYAEGQKQAVREALSRGILILTGGPGTGKTTTLNAIIRLLELSGEKVLLAAPTGRAAKRMSELTGREAKTIHRLLQVEWDENDQPVFARNEKNLLECDALVIDELSMVDTALFEALLRALPLGRRLILVGDSDQLPSVGPGNVIGDLIGSGLLPVVQLRQVFRQSMQSLIVRNAHRIVAGEMPDLEIRNEDFFFLRCGDPARISATVVDLCKRRLPESYGFSALTDIQVLTPSRKGELGTQELNKKLQQVLNPPDSRKSELRVNGSIFRVGDKVMQIRNDYNLPWTRSDGSVGEGVFNGDLGIVQEIDRRVPVLTVRMDDRIVAYESEAAAELELAYAMTVHKSQGNEFPAVVIPMFRGAPQLAYRNLLYTAVTRAKSLLILVGTPETVRNMVENNRKTRRYTGLLYLLTGGGEDES